From a single Stomoxys calcitrans chromosome 4, idStoCalc2.1, whole genome shotgun sequence genomic region:
- the LOC106085020 gene encoding uncharacterized protein LOC106085020 — MVSISCLTILLYALKLTQIHGDHDILLNLKHSINVSEMALSVKYFNEVFFVKETSELSVIRSANDTMANSYFDVLLNEIMKPLNNMKLRLNNAETNYDHEYSYFNIALIDSFDNFRKINPGPASRGQDFSEYYLIVFYGRDTNYNQEMQKIFEYCWHYYIANVALLFTLEGQSIDLFTYYPFTPNHCQRPQIRKINEGSRQIMNLSPNELYPEKFLNFHNCTLVAAVWDVPPYLTLPETERRPYQFGGVEGLLLDIMAGVLNFDLDYKIPPNNEQRGLVKKDGNVTGAIKMLNERIADVSLGSFRCTLERSTVLTPTATFYQTMQVFTVLALKQALGSFEVITYPFDIYIWSVSLGLTAMLVASTYIFNLFYKNALEIIYETTSLSVISANIIAITLGQPTIGKQKRSMTRYFIFIWVLWTFVLRSTYQGALFDFLNSQRTIEPPDSSKELVERHYTLVVNLATSDAYSGVAPIRDKQLKVQIMNVTDTGGFPVLEENSNKPYVTGTPRDFLVHYVNVHRKFGVFHVLPESVFSQQLCIYFSKHSYLVTSFDRILLNLRSFGLINHWAKQVFDDRFLATSPENAETKALSLSHLSSVFMLGIYMYASAAIVFFLEIIWYRCYEKRRLDIY; from the exons ATGGTTTCCATCTCATGCTTGACAATTTTATTGTATGCTTTGAAATTGACCCAAATTCATGGTGACCATGACATTTTGTTGAACTTGAAACACTCCATTAACGTATCCGAAATGGCACTCAGTGTCAAATATTTCAACGAAGTCTTCTTTGTAAAGGAAACCTCTGAATTGAGTGTCATAAGGAGTGCCAACGATACAATGGCTAACAGTTATTTTGATGTATTGTTAAATGAAATAATGAAACCTTTGAATAACATGAAACTACGATTGAATAATGCGGAGACAAATTACGACCATGAGTATAGTTATTTCAATATTGCCCTTATCGATTCTTTTGATAATTTTCG CAAAATCAATCCCGGTCCTGCCTCAAGAGGCCAAGATTTTAGCGAGTATTATCTCATAGTGTTCTATGGTAGAGATACAAATTATAATcaagaaatgcaaaaaatatttgaatactGTTGGCACTACTACATAGCGAATGTTGCTCTGCTATTTACTTTAGAAGGACAATCCATTGATTTATTTACTTATTATCCTTTCACTCCCAATCATTGTCAGAGACCACAAATACGAAAAATTAATGAGGGATCTCGACAAATAATGAATTTAAGCCCCAATGAGCTGTATCctgagaaatttttaaattttcataattgtACCTTGGTGGCAGCCGTATGGGATGTTCCACCCTATTTAACGTTGCCTGAAACGGAAAGACGTCCCTATCAATTTGGAGGAGTTGAGGGTCTTTTGTTGGATATAATGGCTGgagttttaaattttgatttggATTACAAAATACCACCGAACAATGAGCAGAGAGGATTGGTGAAAAAAGATGGCAATGTCACGGGAGCCATTAAAATG TTAAATGAACGCATAGCTGATGTAAGTCTGGGCTCATTTCGCTGTACTTTGGAGCGATCAACAGTACTAACGCCTACAGCGACCTTCTACCAGACAATGCAAGTCTTTACGGTGCTGGCCCTGAAGCAAGCTTTGGGAAGCTTTGAAGTCATCACCTACCCCTTTGACATATACATATGGAGCGTATCATTGGGTCTCACTGCAATGCTGGTAGCTTCAACCTACATCTTcaatttgttctacaaaaatgCATTGGAAATTATCTACGAAACCACATCGCTATCAGTAATTAGCGCCAATATCATAGCCATTACGTTGGGCCAACCGAcgataggcaaacaaaaacgcAGCATGACCAGATATTTTATCTTCATATGGGTTCTCTGGACATTTGTATTGCGATCCACATACCAGGGAGCCCTATTCGATTTTCTCAACTCTCAGAGAACCATAGAACCACCGGATAGCTCAAAGGAGTTGGTGGAACGCCACTACACCTTGGTAGTCAATTTGGCCACCAGTGATGCCTACTCTGGGGTTGCTCCCATACGCGATAAGCAATTGAAAGTGCAAATTATGAATGTAACAGATACGGGAGGATTTCCTGTGTTGGAGGAGAATTCCAATAAGCCCTATGTTACTGGAACGCCCAGGGATTTTCTTGTACATTATGTCAATGTGCATAGGAAATTTGGAGTATTTCATGTACTACCCGAATCCGTGTTTTCTCAACAGTTATGCATCTATTTCTCCAAGCATTCCTATTTGGTGACCTCTTTTGATCGCATACTTCTAAATCTTCGTAGTTTTGGCCTTATCAACCATTGGGCAAAGCAAGTATTCGATGACAGATTTTTGGCCACATCACCTGAAAATGCGGAGACCAAAGCATTAAGTCTTTCCCATTTGTCTAGTGTTTTTATGTTGGGCATTTATATGTATGCATCTGCGGCGATTGTATTTTTCCTAGAAATTATCTGGTATAGATGTTATGAGAAGCGGAGACTTgatatatattaa
- the LOC106085021 gene encoding uncharacterized protein LOC106085021, whose amino-acid sequence MKAAINVSNLVEYEVSRIEQSQVNLDETNAIVAHSLRVIILEFFMSFSSSFMIVVSCRRSQQFNFFLNILQHLFEMIGDMNVQIVFVDYLKPERIEGNRFQNLLLVDSFEAFLDIDVISYTKDYDINEYYHIFLMQEDSLIPGDMQNIFTYCWNNQIVNCNVQYQNEQDQLFIYTYLPFGAMRKCGNTSPELVNEFIDNDWQQRPFFLPKTTNFHRCPLVGIIRTSPPYAFALPGRRQRYSGFEAVMVRELSLILNFTLVLRNADDRYYPEPDGVLTMLSNRTANFAFGYYRRRPFGLHLYTNTATHYQSSVLGAICVRGHLLNPFQVLAYPFRLSTWAALIACFILVLTVTRVVHGRRPKAMATFSMVTSTFGLPIKKKPRMLSSYLLFTPWLWGTFLLRCIYSGLLFHFFSNNVYQPLPQSLEAARNQSYTSVMNSFTFFYITDIPYYGRINHWNHANIVLNSTSEFVPLEYLEKHTDENIFAVIAQEFLTHYTVTHGKVGLFYVMPEAVMQQHLCIYFTKHTILAEQFDLTLSLLKSMGLMRLWIKRFFDLKVLSQVSTDDNKMIKQRDLYGVYAICGGFYLLGMFAIVILFVGHCQVVASPILECRVRRSAAISFL is encoded by the exons ATGAAAGCAGCAATAAATGTATCCAACCTAGTCGAGTATGAAGTTAGTCGAATTGAGCAATCGCAAGTAAATTTGGATGAAACCAATGCCATAGTGGCCCATTCACTACGAGTGATTATTTTGGAGTTTTTCATGAGCTTTTCATCGTCATTCATGATTGTGGTTTCCTGCCGCAGAAGTCAGCAattcaatttctttttaaatattctGCAACACTTATTCGAGATGATCGGTGATATGAATGTGCAAATAGTGTTTGTGGATTATCTAAAACCGGAACGCATAGAAGGCAATCGATTTCAGAATCTTTTACTTGTGGATTCTTTTGAGGCATTTTT agATATTGATGTCATTTCCTATACCAAAGACTATGACATCAATGAATACTATCATATATTCCTGATGCAAGAAGATTCTTTGATACCGGGAGATATGCAGAATATTTTTACCTATTGCTGGAACAATCAGATAGTCAATTGTAATGTCCAATACCAAAATGAGCAGGATCAATTGTTCATTTACACCTATTTGCCATTTGGCGCAATGAGGAAATGTGGCAATACCTCCCCTGAACTCGTCAATGAATTTATTGACAATGATTGGCAGCAGCGTCCTTTCTTCTTGCCCAAGACCACTAATTTCCATAGATGCCCTTTGGTGGGTATTATACGCACTAGTCCGCCATATGCATTTGCTTTACCGGGAAGACGTCAACGTTACTCTGGATTTGAAGCAGTGATGGTGAGAGAGTTATCACTCATATTAAATTTTACTTTGGTGCTGAGGAATGCTGATGATCGATATTATCCAGAACCAGATGGAGTTTTGACTATG CTATCAAATCGCACTGCTAATTTTGCTTTCGGCTATTATCGCAGGCGACCTTTTGGATTGCATCTCTATACGAATACCGCCACACACTACCAAAGCTCTGTTTTGGGTGCAATCTGTGTAAGGGGTCATTTGCTGAATCCCTTTCAAGTTCTCGcatatccatttcgtcttagcACTTGGGCTGCTCTAATTGCCTGCTTCATTTTGGTGCTGACCGTAACACGAGTGGTGCATGGGCGGCGTCCCAAAGCGATGGCCACCTTTTCAATGGTGACAAGTACCTTTGGTTTGCCCATTAAAAAGAAACCGCGAATGTTATCTTCCTATCTGCTGTTTACACCATGGTTGTGGGGTACTTTCTTACTGCGCTGCATCTATTCCGGCCTGCTGTTCCATTTCTTTAGCAATAACGTTTACCAGCCCTTGCCCCAGAGTCTTGAGGCGGCTCGCAATCAAAGCTACACTTCGGTAATGAattcttttacttttttctaCATTACCGATATACCCTACTATGGGCGTATAAATCACTGGAATCATGCCAATATTGTGCTCAACTCTACCAGTGAATTTGTGCCCTTGGAATATTTGGAAAAGCATACGGATGAAAATATCTTTGCCGTTATTGCGCAGGAATTTCTCACCCACTACACGGTAACCCATGGAAAAGTTGGTCTCTTCTATGTAATGCCTGAGGCAGTTATGCAGCAACACCTGTGTATCTATTTTACCAAGCACACCATTCTGGCTGAACAGTTCGACTTGACCCTTTCGTTGTTGAAATCAATGGGCTTGATGCGGCTTTGGATAAAGCGATTCTTCGATTTAAAGGTATTATCACAAGTCAGCACAGATGATAATAAGATGATAAAGCAGCGAGATCTTTATGGCGTCTATGCAATATGTGGTGGCTTCTATTTATTGggcatgttt GCTATTGTTATATTATTCGTTGGTCACTGCCAAGTGGTTGCCTCGCCAATTCTGGAGTGTCGTGTTCGAAG GTCCGCAGCCATAAGCTTTTTGTGA